The following are encoded together in the Glycine max cultivar Williams 82 chromosome 8, Glycine_max_v4.0, whole genome shotgun sequence genome:
- the LOC100811558 gene encoding berberine bridge enzyme-like 26, with protein sequence MANSMVNLVFLSLTLFISIFPATSTFAGHQKGFLQCFQTMLGVDNTTSGVIFTKTSSSYEPILESSIRNARFLNSSAPKPNLIVTPHSLFHIQVALFCSKKSGLQVRIRSGGHDYEGLSYVSHSHIPFLIIDLVNLRSITINMDEETAWVQSGATVGELYYAIAKKSKVHGFPAGSCSTIGIGGHLSGGGFGTIFRKYGLGSDNVIDAQIIDVNGKILNRTLMGEDLFWAIRGGGGSSFGVITAWKIKLVPVPSKVTTFDVSRTLDQGATTLFHKWQTIAPKLPKELFLHTVVGVTNSASQEGGKTVVVSFSGLYLGTPENLLTLMQNSFAELGLRRDNFTEMTWIQSVLHYAGFSIDESLEILLRRNHSPPSFKAKSDYVKEPIPLRGLEGLWKMLLLDNSPLLILTPYGGIMSEISESETPFPHRKGNLYGIQYMVNFASNEDAPKHIDWIRRLYAYMTPYVSKFPRRAYLNYRDLDLGANQGKPWYEKAKSWGLKYFNCNFERLALVKARVDPGNFFRDEQSIPPL encoded by the coding sequence atggcTAATTCAATGGTAAACCTAGTTTTCCTTTCTCTCACccttttcatttcaattttcccTGCAACTTCTACTTTTGCTGGCCACCAGAAAGGTTTCCTTCAATGTTTTCAAACAATGTTAGGAGTTGACAACACAACTTCAGGAGTAATATTCACCAAAACTAGTTCTTCTTATGAACCCATTTTGGAGTCTTCTATAAGAAACGCCAGATTCCTTAACAGTTCAGCCCCAAAACCAAACCTTATTGTTACACCACATAGCCTATTCCACATCCAAGTAGCACTcttttgctcaaagaaaagtgGCTTACAAGTAAGAATTCGAAGTGGGGGCCATGACTATGAGGGCCTTTCTTATGTCTCTCATTCTCACATTCCATTCTTGATCATTGATCTTGTCAACCTTAGGTCTATAACCATTAACATGGACGAAGAAACTGCATGGGTACAATCAGGTGCTACAGTTGGAGAACTCTATTATGCAATTGCAAAGAAAAGTAAGGTCCATGGTTTCCCAGCTGGAAGTTGTTCCACTATTGGTATTGGAGGGCACTTGAGTGGAGGTGGGTTTGGtacaattttcagaaaatatggCTTAGGTTCTGATAATGTAATTGATGCTCAGATTATAGATGTTAACGGGAAGATACTGAACAGAACACTGATGGGAGAAGATCTCTTTTGGGCCataagaggaggaggagggtcTAGCTTTGGAGTCATTACTGCATGGAAAATCAAACTTGTACCTGTTccttcaaaagtcacaacttttgatGTTTCAAGGACCCTTGATCAAGGTGCCACTACCCTTTTCCACAAATGGCAAACTATCGCTCCCAAACTTCCAAAAGAACTTTTCTTGCACACTGTTGTGGGAGTTACCAATTCAGCTTCTCAAGAAGGTGGAAAAACTGTGGTGGTTTCCTTCTCCGGACTGTATCTTGGGACACCTGAGAATCTCCTTACTTTGATGCAAAACAGTTTTGCAGAATTAGGTTTGCGGCGCGACAACTTCACCGAGATGACTTGGATTCAATCCGTTCTTCACTATGCAGGCTTTTCAATTGATGAATCCTTGGAGATCCTGCTCAGGAGAAACCATTCACCTCCATCTTTCAAAGCAAAATCTGATTATGTGAAGGAACCGATTCCGTTACGTGGCTTAGAAGGGCTGTGGAAGATGCTACTCTTGGATAACTCACCACTGTTGATCCTCACACCATATGGTGGAATAATGAGTGAGATTTCAGAATCAGAAACTCCGTTTCCACACAGAAAAGGGAACTTATATGGTATCCAGTATATGGTGAATTTTGCTTCAAATGAAGATGCGCCAAAGCATATAGATTGGATAAGAAGATTGTATGCATATATGACACCTTATGTGTCAAAGTTTCCAAGACGAGCATATTTGAATTATAGAGAccttgatttgggagccaacCAAGGGAAACCGTGGTATGAAAAAGCAAAATCTTGGGGTTTGAAATATTTCAATTGCAATTTTGAAAGGCTGGCACTAGTGAAGGCCAGGGTTGATCCTGGAAATTTTTTCAGGGATGAGCAGAGCATTCCTCCATTGTAG
- the LOC100812087 gene encoding berberine bridge enzyme-like 8, translated as MSVILPFVSIFLLHVLTATSETILQCLSLHSDPSRPISAVTYFPKNPSYPPILEAYIRNLRFSSPTTPKPTFIVAPTHVSHIQASIICCKRFNLEIRTRSGGHDFEGLSYMSQTPFVIVDMFMLKSVEVDVEDQTAWVDSGSTIGELYYAIAEKSRVLGFPAGVCHSVGVGGHFSGGGYGNMMRRFGLSVDNVLDALIVDSEGRVLDRATMGEDLFWAIRGGGGASFGVIVSWKIRLVPVPEVVTVFRIEKTLEQDASDLVFQWQYVADKIHDGLFIRVVLSPVTRSDRKTIKAKFNALFLGNSQELLSVMNQSFPQLGLVAEQCIQMSWIQSVLFWDNYPVGTSVDVLLQRHATKEKFLKKKSDYVQQPISKAALEGIWKMMMELEKPVFTFNPYGGKMGEISEFETPFPHRFGNIFKIQYSVSWDEEGEDVAKQYLYQIRRLYDYMTPYVSYSPRSSYLNYRDVDIGVNGPGNATYAQASVWGRKYFKRNFDRLVQVKTKVDPSNFFRYEQSIPSLASAHSIVSEKKKP; from the coding sequence ATGTCTGTGATCCTACCCTTTGTCTCAATCTTTCTGCTCCATGTTCTAACGGCAACCTCAGAGACCATTCTCCAATGCCTCTCTCTCCATTCTGACCCTTCTCGTCCAATCTCTGCAGTCACCTATTTCCCAAAAAACCCTTCATACCCTCCCATTTTGGAGGCCTACATCAGAAACCTGAGGTTCAGTTCCCCCACAACCCCAAAACCAACCTTCATTGTTGCACCAACACACGTGTCCCACATCCAAGCCTCCATCATCTGCTGCAAAAGGTTCAATCTTGAGATCAGAACAAGAAGTGGGGGGCACGACTTTGAAGGCCTCTCGTACATGTCACAAACCCCATTTGTGATTGTGGACATGTTCATGCTGAAATCAGTGGAGGTCGACGTCGAGGACCAGACAGCGTGGGTTGACTCGGGGTCAACGATTGGTGAGCTTTACTATGCTATTGCTGAGAAGAGTAGGGTCCTAGGTTTCCCTGCTGGTGTGTGTCACAGTGTTGGTGTTGGAGGGCATTTCAGTGGAGGAGGGTATGGGAACATGATGAGAAGGTTTGGTCTCTCAGTGGATAATGTTTTGGATGCCCTAATTGTGGATTCTGAAGGAAGAGTCTTGGATAGGGCAACAATGGGTGAAGATCTTTTCTGGGCCATTAGAGGAGGTGGTGGTGCTAGCTTTGGGGTTATTGTTTCATGGAAAATTAGGTTAGTTCCTGTGCCTGAGGTTGTCACGGTTTTCAGAATTGAAAAAACATTGGAACAAGATGCCAGTGATCTTGTTTTTCAGTGGCAGTATGTTGCTGATAAGATACACGATGGCTTGTTCATTAGGGTGGTTCTTAGTCCCGTGACGAGATCGGATCGGAAGACAATAAAGGCCAAGTTCAATGCCTTGTTTCTTGGAAATTCACAAGAGCTTCTTTCTGTGATGAATCAAAGTTTCCCTCAACTGGGTTTGGTTGCCGAACAGTGCATTCAAATGAGTTGGATTCAGTCGGTGTTGTTTTGGGATAACTATCCGGTGGGGACTTCGGTTGATGTTTTGCTTCAAAGACATGCAACAAAAGAGAAATTCTTGAAGAAGAAATCAGATTATGTGCAGCAACCTATCTCCAAAGCTGCCCTTGAAGGTATATGGAAGATGATGATGGAACTAGAAAAGCCTGTTTTCACATTCAACCCCTATGGTGGGAAAATGGGTGAGATTTCTGAGTTCGAAACACCGTTTCCACATAGATTTggtaacatatttaaaattcagTACTCTGTGAGTTGGGATGAGGAGGGTGAAGATGTTGCTAAACAATATTTATATCAGATTCGGAGGCTATATGATTACATGACTCCTTATGTGTCATACTCACCTAGAAGTTCATATCTGAACTATAGAGATGTTGATATAGGCGTCAATGGCCCTGGAAATGCTACTTATGCACAGGCTAGTGTTTGGGGTAGGAAGTATTTCAAGAGAAATTTTGATAGGCTGGTGCAGGTAAAGACCAAGGTAGATCCTAGCAATTTTTTCAGATATGAACAGAGTATTCCATCACTTGCATCTGCTCATAGTATAGTGTCAGAAAAGAAGAAGCCTTGA